One genomic window of Apus apus isolate bApuApu2 chromosome 9, bApuApu2.pri.cur, whole genome shotgun sequence includes the following:
- the LOC127388389 gene encoding ATP synthase subunit epsilon, mitochondrial-like produces MGPYDQLKEEAKSAAVVADGRQAGLSYIWYSQICAQGVRAAMKPQYKAEAKRAAMATVKTVKPKKE; encoded by the exons ATGGGGCCTTATGATCAGCTAAAGGAGGAGGCTAAGT CCGCAGCCGTGGTGGCCGACGGGCGACAGGCCGGGCTTAGTTACATCTGGTATTCCCAGATCTGTGCGCAGGGTGTTAGAGCAGCAATGAAGCCTCAGTACAAGGCAGAGGCAAAGAGGGCAGCAATGGCCACTGTGAAGACTGTGAAACccaaaaaggaataa